The DNA segment TTTCAGGATTTTAACAACCAGACCAATGATGACCATCAGAAGGAAAACAATCAGACTCCCCAGGATCACACTCGTCAGCTTTGCTCCTGCAGACTCGTCTACAAGACAGATCATTAAGTTAGACTGTGTTTCTCTTTAGAgatgcaaattaaaatgaacCAAACAAGATgaatgagatgaactcaaagagctaaaacattttctatatacacaaaacaatTTCTCTCAAATTTCTCCAGGcattccacaggccacaatcaacaacctgatcaACTCTTTGTGAAGGAGTTGTGTTGCACTGCATGAGGCAAATGGTGGTCTCACCAGATACTGACTGATTctacaatatttgagagaaattgttattttgtgtatatagaaaagaggttgctgcttggtcagtATAGGCAGTCTTAATGTATTGTAAGCCCCACTGTTATGACTGTTGATATAGTGCATTAAAAAGCACTAACGATTATGAGTACAGTCATAAAGCATTATAACTGCATTATAATCCACTATGAATGCTGTTTAACAGACTATAGTCTTTGGTCTTCATAGAAAGtaattttgtagtttttcataCTAACAAGAAGCATGTATAAAAattatcaagaaaaaaaagtacgTCTCTGAAACAtaagaagaagaaccagaacAATAATGGCCATTAGAAGTAAAGCAATCACACCCATCAGAGCTAGTGTTCTGTACCATTCTTCTACAAAAAGATTGTGAAATTAGActcaacataaaaaaactgaatccaGCTAAGCAACTGACAACTTGTACAATGAAAGAAATCTTACTTATACTCTTGCTCTCCATGTCATCATGTGGCTCATTGCTGCCTTTGAAAGAAATGGAGGAAATTAATCTTGTTAATTTTGTTTAAACAGAATGGCATCATTTGTTGATGtttaataaattaacaaaaaatgGGTATCAAAAGTTTAGGATGACCTTACCTTTAACATTTAGATGTACTACAGTGAAACTTGGACGTCCCTTTATGTAAAATCCACACAAATACAGTCCAGAGTCCGATAAATCCACTTTTTGGATGTTGAGAAAGACACTGGAGACGTTGGTTCCCATTTGAAATCTTCCACTTTGAAACGTTTTGCAGTATTCCACTTTGTTAAAGTTGATCATAACAGAGATACAGTTGGCCTCATTTCTGTCGACCAGTCTGAACCAGAATGTCACAGCTTCATATTTGGAGATGTTTTTACTCAGCAGTGTCACATTTTCACCAGGCTGAACCTCCACAGTGTGAGACTCAGAATACGAGATAAATATCTggcctgaaacaaacaaagatttcctttcaaacaaaaagaacacaaacaatacattttaaatcagtgaaTAGTTTCAGTTTTGGTGAGTTACAAAAGTTATAAATGGAGTTGAGAGTAATTCAGTGTACTCACCAAAGCTGCAGAGACTTAAAGCTGTCATCAAGA comes from the Larimichthys crocea isolate SSNF unplaced genomic scaffold, L_crocea_2.0 scaffold313, whole genome shotgun sequence genome and includes:
- the LOC109140676 gene encoding uncharacterized protein LOC109140676, with amino-acid sequence MQQDEHKKNNNQKTASLHCKLSRAELSCRHCRATATSTMKNFILMTALSLCSFGQIFISYSESHTVEVQPGENVTLLSKNISKYEAVTFWFRLVDRNEANCISVMINFNKVEYCKTFQSGRFQMGTNVSSVFLNIQKVDLSDSGLYLCGFYIKGRPSFTVVHLNVKGSNEPHDDMESKSINESAGAKLTSVILGSLIVFLLMVIIGLVVKILKLQTAHREGQSPEQRENLGSAAVKFLPKTVRNRRPASERQEETCVIYQKSEVLD